tgtgccaaaaatttggcatttggcacatttagcaCATCTGCTGTGGGTGCTCTTAGCCCTGCAAATGGGTCTTCTTCACTTCACGTGGCGCTATCTTCGATGTATTTTTCACAAACTATAAATGGGGTACCTAAGATAGAATAGATCCATACTTATaacttggagagagagagaaaaagaagaagaaagaaattgcaGATTTGTTCATCAAGCAGGCAGAGCAGTACGCAGAGGGAAGGCCTAGTTATCCTCCAGAATTGTTTGAATTCATTGCTTCCAAGACACCCTCTCACAACCTTGCATGGGATGTTGGTGCTGGAAGCGGCCAAGCTGCTCGATCTGTGAGTTTCTTTTCCCCTTCCATCCCTATAAATTGTAACAAATTTGTTTTGTATATTTGGGGTCTTTCTGGTCAAACAAAATTTACATTAATTGAAATGAGGTAcagttcaattagaattttgaACTATAAGATACGAAATGCATTTTTAGATTCGTAACTGCATTCGCATAAGGTGTgtcaaatgttaaatatttgacatttggtACACCGAATACCAATATTTATGCTTCATGAGATGttccaaatctcaaaattttttgcaacatgCTCTCACCGCCAATCTCGCCGCCTCATTCTCCACAACTCACCACCGACCTAGAAGCGTCGTCACCCATGCCATGCCGACAACCTTCTTGCATCTTCCGACTTCCCACATTCAGATCTCTCTTAATCGGGTTGTAGGTGTTAGATTTGGGATGGGTTCTGATGTGCTATGTTTGTGGTTGTGGGCGGTGGTGCTATGGTTGTGGTGGCAGTTTTGGGTTATGGATTGTTGGGTGTTTATGCGGTGTTTGATGCGATGGTGTGATTTGTTGGGTGCTTATGCTGTTTTTGATgcgatggttttttttttctttttctttttttgtgatttgatgGTGGATTTAGCAATGGTTGTGTGGGTTGTGAATTTGACATTTTGGATCGACATTATGTGGGTTGTGGGTCAAGGTTTTGGGTCAGTTGGGCTTGGTTTTAGGCCGATGGTTGGTTGAGTTTTGGGCCAATGGTGTTTGTAGTTGGTTGAGTTTTATTCTCTGTTttgttgaagatttttttttttttccttttctcttttattgaggtttttggatttggaatttgttggagTATCTAGTGATTGTGGTTGTAGTTTGTGGCAGTTGATTTGCCGCTGGTGGTGGTTCAGTAACGGGTTTGTTGTGGGTAtatggttgtgtttgttttaagttGTATTTTAGGTGGTAGAGGAAGCTCTTTGTTGTGGCGATGGTTGTAGCAGTGGTTGTTGGTTTTTGATAGGTGGTGACTGCCACTGGCCGTTGTGTGTTTGTATATTGGCTGGGTTttgagttaatatattatttaatgtgttgtatatattattttaatgtttagaaTCAAAGAATAGAACATtttgaaactctttaaaaaaaagtatgagatttgatttgagtatttataatattatatgtatatgTTTTTTATAATATACATGTATAGATTTGAGATTGGATTGTATATGCTTGTAAATAATCctatcaaatatcaaattattatgtgtaatttattaatcatttattttagtctttttttttttttttttactaaaaattatataaaagaccCCAAGTTTATATCATGTTTCATATTAGGTCTTaggttttcaattttgtcaattaaaGTTCCAAACTATGACCTTATTTCAATCTCAAGGCCTTTGTGCTTCTATGCTATtcattatattactatttttttttaaccgaaacaaaggttttttttaatacaagatagaaattccactctaatctaatctaagcgTATGTATGTATGAAACTTCtttctggagacttgaatctcGGCCTTTACCCCTCACATCCaaaagcacttatacttgtggagtgaccatcgcaccaaggatGTGAGGTAGTAATTGAAACAAAGCACTtgattaaacttattttttgtttcatttatgaCTTGTTCATCATAAATCAAGTTGCAACCATTCAACAAagaggtagagagagaaagcgaCGCACGCTTAAGAGTGAGAAAGTGTTTACCAACAAATCGAAATGAATTACTTATATGGAATTACACAAAGTTTTATTAATTGTTCCCTTTTTCTCTACTCCATTCCTGCCAAAGATCGGGTTGAATTGGCCCTGGCTCTCTCGAAGTTTTAATAATTCCTAATACAATTTTCTACAAATCATGATTCCAAACAGTCCTCCCAACTACCCAAGCAATACGTATTTGCCCCTTCTCAATACTTTAGCAATGAAAAAGTTAATTTAGATAGgtttaaaggaaaatacatcCAAAATCCACTATGTGGTGATTCAAACAACCATCCATGAGTATTTTAAATCATATGACCTATTAAATGAGTCATATGATTAGTTTATCCAATTTAATGAGTAGCGTGATGTTTTATGAATTGTCAAATAATTGGTGATTCCTCCAAACCATCGCATGGCGACTTACAGATCCATCAAACCATGTCCTCCAGAATAACAATTTAGAAAACAGCTTCCATTCCAAAACATGCAAATACTATATGGTAAATGGCAACGAGAAAGAAAACACGTTCCTATTAAGCGCAAGCAGATCTACTCTGGATGCATTGACATGACATATTTGCCTCATGAAATGATATTCACATGACTGAAATGTGAATTACTCTAGAATGCTTTTTGTTAAGGAATAATAGGCTTTAATCCCTACCATTCACAACCAAATAAGACCAAATAACCACAAATACGGCAAACTACCGCAATTAGAAATATTGTATAACATCTCTCACGCTGACATCTAACCCTTGAGTTAAACAACCAAAACCAAGTCTACCACAGTTTCAAATTCCCAACATAGCAAAACTAAAATAAACCAACATAATGAAGTGACCACTGGAAGAGTCAAATGGTAATCAGCTTCCTCCTGCCTGCCTTAAGTACCTGCAGTAAAGGGGAAAGAAAAATATAGGTCACCAAAACCTTTGAGTAATGCTATGGATATtgcaaattttactacataggCTTTACCAACTTATGTATCAACTTTTAAACTCAATAcaccaaaatttaatatatatatatatatatatatatataaggggtAAAGAAGAgatttatttatcatttgaaAGTGAATTTTCTAACCCAAACATATTTATGAGTGTTCTAAAACTTATGAGCTCCAACATTTAGTTTATCACTCTAATTTGGATCAAAGGATAAACTGACCTCAAAGCCAATCATCAGTAAGGCTTCAGCAGCTGTACTTTATGATCCTCACACTAAAGTATCAGTGAAATTTCTTACATACATGCTAGTTTCTAAAATGTTTTAAGGACAAGCCAAGACAATTTTAAGTTCTGGAAGGAGTAGCCAACTTTTTTGGACTTCAAACAGGTAGCTGGTAATGACTTTATTTCATGATATTTCCACTGCTTAGTAATTCATAATATCCATCTATATgccataaattaaaatgaaccTGAGTTTCTACGCATTGAACAAAACActcattttaactttttaagtaTGTAACATTGGAAATGAATTTGTATTCAGACAGTTTCACTATGGCAATTACAGTATTCTGTTGCACAAAATGCAGGCCCTTGATGGGCATAGTATGGAAAGCATATTCTGTAACACGTAATGCCAGAAGTAAGTGATAGAATATTCAAATTATAAACACcaagtaaaatatttaaaatggaCAATTATTAGTAGCCCTATATATGACACTAAGTTAGTAACAACCCACACGTACCTGCTGTCACAAAAGGACATGTACAAAACTAGAGAAGATTGATACTACAACTAATTGTACAAAATTTCTTTGGGTACTAGCGCCAATTGATTTCAAATGTGAACATACAGGTTAGTCAAGTCCAGTGTGCAAATAGCGTACCTGTACAGCTATTTATCTGCATGACATAGATGCAACCACTAGTTCACAAATTACATTCCCCGACAGCTGAGGCTCTCTGGCATTGAACATCAAGCCTGTCAAGCAGTTTGTGTAATTCAAAGAATGATCTAGTGGGTTGTTTACATCATCAGTTTCATTGTACCCCTTACTGCCATCATCTTCTGCACAACCAATGTCATCGAACCCACTTTCAACAGGTTGATTCGTATGAATAATCTTACCAAACAACTGAAAGGACCCAGTACCAACTTTTGGTGAGCTGCAGTATTGGGTTCCAACGAATTCAGTTCCAAAGGGGGAGTGCATACTACTCTGGCTATCAGGTGATAAGTTTTCAGACTGTGAACTTCCAATATTCAGCTCAGTAGACACACTTTTCAACTTTGGCACCGTGTTGTTGCCAAAGGAATTATCAATGCACATATTGTTTTCACTTATGAAGTTGGATAAACTGGATTTGCTGAATAGATTTTGCCTGGCTCCCTGCATGCTAGCAGGAAAAGTGTTATAATTCAACAATGTTTGGCTTATGTGTCCCATTGTTGAATTAGTATATCctgagaaaggaaagaaaagatcaCCCTCTCCATCAGTTAGCTGACCAGAGCTCTGAGGGGTTCTGAATTTCTTTGTGGGGGGTAATGCAGTGTGGATAGGTGCTGTTGGTGAAAGAACCTCAACTTGCCAAGGACTCACTCTCTTGGCATTATGCAGAACTTCAGGTTCATCCCATGTGACCTATAATATATAGAAAGGATTACAAAAACTGAATGAGTCAATACGTAAACCAGGTAAGaaattttgtgatttgttgtagTATTACAATATTATCTCAATAAGTCTAAGAGGTATATCAAAAGTCATAATCTACTATGTCACCACAACCATACTAAATAcaccttctttctttcttttttttaatataagtaactaaatacacacacatatacccATATTATTAACTTAGAAAGACAATTATACTGCTGAAACCAAGTTTCACAGCATAAAGCAAAGAAGCAAGTTGCCAGTATCcttatcaacattttttttaatgaataagctaaattcattcatcaaaaaacaGAGCAGAAAAAAAGCTTCGAAGAGAACAATCTGGAAACCAGAAACAAGCTAAAACAAACTACCCCCtatcaaaaacagaaaaaggaaTTCTCCATAAGCTatgttagaaatacagaataattgtattgtatttcataaatgaaagaatatacatcactgcctttatataggaggcatatgtgtgcagtacaagtagagtgtagtacaagtacaagtgtgccatacaagtaacctaattgggcctaaagcccataacataatacacgttaacagcccccctcaaactcaaggtggatgtgagaccaacttgaggttgtcaaccaaatcacgattgcgtcccttaggaagtgacttggtgaagatatctgcaagttgatctttggaggagacggagaaaagcttaagagcaccatggacaagatgataacggataaaatgacaatcaatctcgatgtgtttagtccgttcatgaaagacatcattatgagcaatatgaatggcactctggttgtcacaataaaggggagtagcagaggaggtggacacacccaaatccttaaggagccatcgtagccaaaggagctcagatgtggtatcagcaagagcacgatattctgcttcagtactggagcgggccacaaaagtttgtttcttacttcgccaagaaatcaaagaagaaccaaggagaaaacAGTAACCTGTAGTAGACCTACGATCAgtaggatctcctgcccaatcagcatcagagaatgcacggagtacaagaggagactgagctgagtagaaaaggccatgaaaGAGGGTGCCCTTCaagtatcgaagaatgcgcagaacagcagcatagtgagttgatcgtggagcagacagatactggctcacttgatgaacagcataggagatgtctggacgagtaactgtgagataaactaggctgccaaccaatcgtctgtaaagagagggattagacaatggtttcccccctgagagagtcagatgcgcattaagctcaactaGAGTGTCAAcaatcttgctatcagtgagtccagctcgagacaagagttcagaagcatacttagCTTGAGTAAGATAAAGTCCATCaatagaatgagtgatttcaagacccaagaagtagctgagatgtccaagatctttcatctcaaattgctgactgagaaaatctttgagttcttgaatgccactgaggtcatcaccagttatgatcatatcatccacatacaggagaagtaaaatagtgcctttgtcagtgcgacgaagaaataaggcagaatcataatgactggtcATGTAACCCAaatgagagatggtagagctgaatttggcaaaccaagctcatggagcttgtttaaggccataaagtgcacgtcgaaggtaacaaaccttgtttgagtcaacagaaagaccaggaggaggttgcatataaacttcttcatgtaaatccccattaaggaatgcatttttgacatccatctgaaaaataTCCCATTTAcgggcagcagcaacagctaagagggcacggacagatgagatacgagcaaccggagcaaaggtctctacataatcaatctcatactcctgtgtaaaaccttttgcaacaagacgagctttgtagcgctcaatggacccatcagagcgagttttaatcttgtagatccacttacaaccaaccacagattttccgggagggagtgtcaccaaatcccaagtatggtttttagataatgcatcaagttcctctttcattgtaatttgtcataaagggtcagtggaagcctcacgataggtgtgaggctcatgtaatgtagcaagagcagtgtaacaatgatagtcaagtaaatgtgtaggaatagatcttactcgagttgagtgacgaggtggaatgtcttgtgcaagatcttcaggcggagcaggagcaggggacccaagctcagggttggggttgggtagctcgtcttcaacctgttcatcttccacctgttcattaaagggtgaactaggaaagggatcagtgatatctggtggttggacagagaagtctacaagagaatcaggagcaactacaggaggatcaagagcagctacagaaggaatatgtgcctcatctggaaaaagatctaaaacagaggaggaagatagggaggcacgaaagtgagagagctcgacaaagagacgatgttcccaaaagacaacattgcgagaaatacgaagacgatgagagacagtgtcataacaccgataccccttttgagtttcgccataaccaagaaaacaacaaagccttgaccgaggctcaagtttgttatgctcatgtggctaaagaagaacgaaacaagcagaaccaaaggagcgaaagtggtgatagtctggacaTGACCCAAAAAGgtgctcatatggagtttgattttggataaccggactcggaatgcgattaatagtatgaacagcatgaagagcagcttcgccccaaaaaggagcaggaactttggcagagagaagaagagcacgaacagtgtcaagaatatgacgaagtttccgttcggctctaccattttgctgagaggtacctggacaagttagttgatgaacagtgccataggaatgcaaaacagcttggaaagcatattgagtatattcaagagcattatcagatcgaaaaattttgatgcgtttgaaaaactgagtttcaaccatttttgcaaaattagaatatacttgcaataattcagaacgatgtttcatattaaaaatccagctatagcgagagtaatcatcaacaaagacaacaaaatatcgagacccaccaatactagagacagaagAAGGGCCCcaaatgaataaggtcaaagatatcagtggatattgattcactagtattgaaaggcaaagctggttgttttcctaattggcacgaaacacaatcaaaattttttgtagacactgaacctaacaaacctctagaagctaattgttatacccgagaggaagatgcatggccaagtcgagcatgccaaagtgcaagggaaggaattgaagaagCTGTAACagctgcagcaacagaaacaggagcaacaagtggaagacgaaggttgtccacgggaaacatacgcccaactctgggaccAGTCTCAAGCTCCTGTCCCATcctcggatcctgcacaatacacccagaataatcaaagataatgcgataacccaactcagctaattgtccaacagaaaataaattataagaaaggtcaggaacattaaagactccaggaaccgagagattggaggtcgcaacggaacctatattatgaccagacattgtggaaccatttgctgtgcgaatattaagagggtgcgGTGCAGGTTTAAGatcagaaaataaggacgagtgaggtgtcatgtgattgcaacaagcagaatccataagccaagaggtaggagacataccagataaagttgagagagaagaggaataagatgcattaccaaccgtacgaatgacattggcgataatatttataaggtcatctctggaaatggtgaaagtggatccagaagactgagactttgcagagacgggagccataggttggacactctcagtgttagcaacagtagcagcagAGATAGAAACAGCTGATTTGTTGCGTTGATAAcaagtctcaatattatggccaaaacgtttgcaaaaattgcaaaaacgtttgttGGATTGTCGGCGACGATTGTTGCAAGAGGAAGAAgacttgtccttattcttcattttgaagcaaaatatgcaaaaatagactgcacaaatgaaatctacgcgaaaaactgggtaaggagaaCCTGGACAGAAAAAGTCAACCCTggaaaagtcaacggtcaacgactggtcaacggtcaacggcCAGCAGATGACGTCACAGGATGACGTGGCGATGACGTCAACAGAACAGTGGATGCTGACGTAGTTAGGGCTGACGTGGTAGAGGGGATGACGTCAGCAAACCAGGTTCCGGCGCATGAGAGCGCGTGTCAACGCGTGGAGGCTCGTGGACGGCGCGTGTCAGCGCGTGCAAGGAAACTGCAGCGCGTGGTGGCGCGTGTAGCGCGTGATCAGCGTCGCAGCAGCTTTGAgaggcgcgtggaggcgcgtgtgGTCTCTAATGGTGGTGAGGCTTCCACGAATGTGTAGATCGGCGCAGGACGATCTCAGTGGTACCTTCAAAAATGAAATCGGAGTAATATTCGCAGCGGTGATGCAAAGGGCATTGGTCTGTGCAGTGTGAAACTCCTTAACGACGGCGGCTGCAGGTCCGGAACCCAAGGACGATGGCTGGATGACGTCGGAGGTTCAACGGCGAGAGGCTGCGGCGGCAGTTGTGATGGCGGAAGCGTTAGTAAAAGAAAGGAAGTCACACTAATgaagacaagactgctaagaaaaggtcagagcagtggctctgataccatgttagaaatacagaataattgtattgtatttcataaatgaaagaatatacatcactgcctttatataggaggcatatgtgtgcagtacaagtagagtgtagtacaagtacaagtacaagtgtgctatacaagtaacctaattgggcctaaagcccataacataatacaCGTTAACAAGCTACAAAGACACTTATTCTGAATAAAGCACTAGAAAACCTTACTCACTATTAACTTGTATCTAACATCCTTCTTAAATATCTTTTAAGAATTTTACATTCAGAACAAGCTCTGTTTGTATGAATTCTAGCATTATGCCTCATCCATATACAGTTTAACACAACAACCGATGCCACCCTCCCAATCAACTGTTGAAAACTTTTCCTTTAAGCTCTTTCACAGCTCAATGAATCTCCTCAAGCCAACTTCCAATTCTtctattgaaaagaaaactttaaAACAGCACACCATATCCAATTAGAGAACgagcacaaaaataaaatatgttcaATAGCTCAATTCTACTTCtacaaaaaaatcacataacaaatctccttcttttttttccctttttttttgtgatttaatGGTGGATTCAGCAGTGGTTGTGTGGGTTGTGAATTCGGCATTTTGGATCTACATTGTGTGGGTTGTGGGTCGAGGTTTTGGGTCGGTTGGGCTGGGTTTTAGGCCAATGGTTGGTTGAGTTTTGGGCCAGTGGTGTTTGTGGCTGTAATTGGTTGagttttattctctctctcttttttcttttttctttttttctttttttgaggtttttggatttggaatttgttggagTATCCAGTGATTGTGGTTGTAGTTTGTGGCGG
The DNA window shown above is from Quercus lobata isolate SW786 chromosome 7, ValleyOak3.0 Primary Assembly, whole genome shotgun sequence and carries:
- the LOC115952492 gene encoding auxin response factor 17-like, which produces MGHISQTLLNYNTFPASMQGARQNLFSKSSLSNFISENNMCIDNSFGNNTVPKLKSVSTELNIGSSQSENLSPDSQSSMHSPFGTEFVGTQYCSSPKVGTGSFQLFGKIIHTNQPVESGFDDIGCAEDDGSKGYNETDDVNNPLDHSLNYTNCLTGLMFNAREPQLSGNVICELVVASMSCR